The Wansuia hejianensis genomic interval TGTCCTCGATAGAATCCTCCGGTTGTTTATATAGAAGGTAATCTTTTTTAGGCCTTTTCAATTAGTTCTCTTCCATACTGGGCGCTGGTGGTGATAATGGGCATAATCGCTTTCAGGTTCACCTGGGGATCTACGGAATTCACGATACGGAATCCGAAGAAAATATAGCTGCTGTAAATGCCGTAGGTATCGAAGCAGCGTTTTACTTCTGCGATCACTGTTTCGTCGGAAGCGGCGACCTGGCCGGGCAGGCCGTTGGAATCATAGCCCCCTATAATACAGAATTGATCCCCGTATTTTTCAAGGATTCCGGAGATGTCGTTGGTTGGCTGGACAGAGGTCCAGGCGGCTGCGTGGGTGTCGATAAAATCTTCGGTGAGTGCGTCCGCTTTGCCGCAGGTGTGCTGGATGGGAATCATACCCAGTGCGCGGACAGCGTCATTGATCTTAGTGTGGGCTGGTTTAATGAGGGCGCGGTAGCTTTCAGGGGACATGAAAAGCCCTCTCTCAGTGGCAATGTCGTCATAGTTGGTGAAAAGGTCGGCGTGATAATATTTTTTCGCGTACTCAGCCACTTGAATCTTATAATCCGCTATGGCGTCCATCAATTCGAAGCAGGCCTCAGGCTCTTCATACATGGCCATCAGCGCTTCTTCAAAACCCATGAGCGTGGCCATCCTTTCAAAGGGCCCATTTCCGCTGCCGAAATCGACGGCCTGTATATCCGGGTTTCCAAAAGATAACTCTGCCTTTGCCTGAGTTTCCCAGTCGAAGGAAGAGAGATCAGGAAATTTCACAAGCTTTTTCCAGTCAACAATGGTTTCTGCATTCATCAGAAAATGTCCCGGTTCCGGAATTGGCGCGCCGCCGCCGGAAGCGGGAGTCACCCAATTGATTCCGAAACCGTCCGGGCCGCCGCCCAGAGGGCCTTTTTCAAATGCCGGCCCGGGGCCGGAACCGAAGCCGGCAGAGACGGTATCAGAAAGGGATGAGGGAATCCATTCTCTCGTTTCATGGTTCAGAACGGCGATGATGTTCTCCTTTGGCGTCATTGGCATAATTTCTTCCTCCTTTACTACGTTACACAGTTTGTTCAATGTGATAAAAATGGCGCACTACAGTTATATAACCGCGTGGCTGGTTGATAATCCCGTATGTTTCATGTATACTTTAATTATAATGTAATATAAAAAATTTACTATTCTACAAAGACAGCAGAAGAGAAGATGTTATATGGTACATATTGTATAAGCAAAAGCATTCCATGCTTTGAGGAACAGCGGAAGCTGTTCCACCGCCCGCCAAGGGCATGCATTACGGGGTGTTTTGGAATATAAGATATGACGATGGAGTGACAGTCTTGCTAATATGCAAGAGATATCTCATGGTATCTGCCAACGCATTTTTTAAAGGGCGTGAGAACAGCATGTGCTGTCGTTCTGTAAGCGATCTTTGGCTATGAGAGAGGTGAATGTATGCGTCTGCCATTATCTGTGATTTTATATTCGGTCAAGGAAGGACTGTCGGAAGTGCCGGAAGAGGCAGAGAAAACTTTTTTTTACGGCAGGCCGTCCTTTTACCGGGAGGAGACACCGGCTGAAGGATTGATTTTGTACGAGGGAACAGGGCGGGTTCCGGTGGAGAGGGCGGACGCCCGGAGTGTCTGGCTGTGCGGCTGGGGGAGTGTAGGCGCTTTCGCGGGTGAGAGACTCCCTGGCAGGGGCAGTGTATTTTTGCTGAAAGAAGGTTATTCCATGGGCTGGGCCTGTAACTGTCTGCATCAGCTGTTTGACCGCTGGGAACAATGGGAGCGTGAGACACAGCAGATGGTCATCCGCAGGGCGCCTCTGGGAGAGTATCTGGAAGCGGCCTCCAGGCTGTCGGGGAAGCCGCTTTCTGTCATGAACCGGGAATACCGGCTGGTGGCATTGTCCAGCGGGTGGAATGAGCTGGAAAAGGCCGGGCTGGAGGTGCGTGCGGTTGGGGAACGGCTGCCCGTGGAGGTGGTGAACGTTTTTAAGACAGACCCTCTCTATCTTCAGGTTGCGGAGCGGCGGGAGCCTTTTTTGTATCCCAGCAATGTGGCTCTGCCGGTGCAGGTTTTGTGTACCAATCTGTTTTATGGGGATATCTATTGTGCCCGGGTGGTGATGTTTGAATATGGGGAAGAGATACATCCCTGGGATTTTTACCTGATGGAAAAGCTGACGGAGTATCTGGAGCTGGTCTATATGGCAGGAGATGAACTTCCGGGAGAGGTTCGGAAGGCGGGAGATTTTCTGCAGCGCCTGTTGGACGGTGAGAGCCTGAAACGTTCAGAGCTTCTGGAGCTATATGCCCTGGAAGGATGGAAGGCGGAGGATCAGTATCAGCTGGTAGTTTTGCAGGTCAGCGACCAGGATATCGCCAACCGGACGCTGGAATATTTCCGGTATGAGCTGATGAAAGAATTTCCATACTGCCTGACTGCCGAACGGGAGGAGCGGATTGTCATGGTGCTGAACCTGGCAAGGGCTTCGGCTGCTCCAGGGTCCTTCCGCCAGGATTTTGCGTTGTTCATCCGTGAGGGAAACTTCAGAGCCGGTTACAGCAATCTGTTCCACGGATTGGAACAATTGGAGGTCTATTACCGGCAGGCGGGTATTGCCCTGAGGTATGGGAGCAGAAATAATGAGATGATCTGGCAGCATTTCTTTGATCATCATGCTCTCGACTACTTTCTGGATAAAGGGAGTGAAGAGATCCCGCCGGAGCAGATGTGTGCTTCTGAGCTGCAGGTCCTTTTGGAATACGACAGGAGGAATCATACTGAATTATACCGGACACTGCGCGTATATCTGGAAAACCGCCAGAACGCGGTTAAGACGGCTAAGGATTTATATATACAGAGAGGCACGCTGCTGTACCGCCTGGCCAGGATACAGAAGCTGACGAGACTGGATTTTGAGAAGTATGAGAGGTTGTTGTATGTGGGCTTGTCTTATTTGATGGCGGACAGAGAAAAAGACAGGAGATAGGCGGGCTAATATGCTTTTCCCCAGGCAAGCGGTTTTATTATTTTAGCTGTTTGCCTGGGGAGGAGTATATTAAGTTATGAACCGGCATAGATACACTTTTAATTAATCTTCAGTTTACAGGATAACTCCATCCCGGAATATAGAAATTTCACGGTAGCCATTCTGTTCGTTTTTAGTTAATATTCTGCCGGAAGCGACATCCAGAAGGTATCGGAAAAAGTCAGAGGAAACCTGGTCGAAGGTACTGCCCTCCAGCAGTTGGCCGGCGTTGTAATCGATCCAGTGGCTTTTCCTTTTTGCGAGACCGCTGTTGGTGGCGATTTTAACAGTGGGTATAGGCGCGCCGAAGGGATTGCCCCGTCCGGTTGTGAACAGTATCATCTGTGCGCCGCTGGCAGTCAGGTTCGTGCAGGAAACCTGGTCGTTTCCCGGACCCGTCAGAAGGTTGAGACCGTTTTTTTCTACCGGTTCTCCATAGTCCAAAACGCTGACGACCGGAGCCTGTCCGCCTTTTTGCGTGCATCCGAGGGATTTTTCTTCAAGTGTGGTAATGCCGCCTTTTTTATTGCCAGGCGATGGATTTTCGTAAATAGCCTGGTTATGGCGGATAAAATACTGCTTAAAATCATTAATCAGACGGACAGTGCGATCGAAAACCTGCTGATTCACCGCGCGGTCCATGAGCAGCAGCTCGGCACCGAACATTTCGGGAACTTCGGTAAGGATTGTGCTGCCCCCGCATTGGACGACCATATCGTTGATACGGCCGCAAAGGGGATTGGCTGTGATGCCGGAAAAGGCGTCGGAACCTCCGCATTTAAATCCGATTACCAGATGCCTGGCAGAAAGGGGCTCCCGTTTCGCGGAAGCGGCAAAATCTGTGAGCTCGTCTAAGAGCTTCATACCTTCCTCGTACTCGTCATCTACTTCCTGCGTTGTGAGGAATTTTACTCGGTCAGGGTCGTAGTCGCCTAGGATGGGTTTGAAGACTTCCAGATTATTATTCTCGCAACCCAGACTTAATATAAGGACAGCTCCGGCGTTGGGATTATTGATCAGCCCTCTCAGGATGTGTTGTGTACGGAGTAAATCGTCAGAGAGCTGGCTGCAGCCCATATTATGCGTATAGGCGCAGATGCCGTCCACCCGCCCTCCGAACGCAGCTCTGGCCTTCTGCGCCAGTAAAGCGGCTGTTGCGTTAACGCATCCTACGGTGGGAATAATCCACACTTCGTTGCGGATGCCGGCCTTTCCGTTTTTTCGCATATAACCCTGGAAGGAAGCGTTGGCGGCATCCTGAAAGGAAGGCATGGAAATTTTTGATGGCTTGTATTGATACTCCAGAAAACCATCCAGGTTTGTGGCTAGATTTTGTACATGTACATGACTGCCTGCGGGAATGGGCTGCCTGGCGTGGCCGATGGGGTGCCCGTATTTGATTACATAATCTCCGGCGGCCAGATCCGTAAGAGCTGCTTTGTGCCCGAACGGGATATCGTTCAGCAGGCGGACGGTCTGGCCGCCCGCCTGGCAGACGGTGCCCTTTTGTAAATCAGACAGGGCGACTGCCACATTATCGAGAGGAGAAATCTTAAATAGTAGTTTTGGCATATTCATAATTCTATAGTGCTCCTTATTCTCCGATCAGCTGCGTCATGATTTCCTTGACCGGCTGGCGTTCCATGTTTTCCAGATGGGTGACGACTGCTTCGGTCAGGCCGGGGATCAGTGTAAGGTCTCTGCCGCTCCAGAAGTCTTGATGGGATAGGATCATCCTGACAGTATCTGAAACGCTGTTTTTACTCCAGGCGTCTGCAAAGAACCGAAGGACTTCTTCACTGTCGCGGACTAAATACTGGGTTCCGTCGGACCTTGTTCCGGTATATGCTCCATCCTGATAACTGCCCTGGTAAAATTTCAGGAAGGCTGCCAGAGAGAAGGTAAGACATTTCGGAAGCTGTTTGTTCAGATCAAAATAATCAAGCAGAGAGGGCAGACATCGGGCGGCAAATTTTGAACAGGAATTCAGCGCGATGTCCAGCAGCTTATGCTTGATATAAGGGTTGGCAAAACGGTCGTTGACCGCGGCTGCGAAAGTTTCCAGATCTTCTCTGGGCAGATCGAGGGTTGGAATTACTTCGTGATAGATGACGTGGTTCATAAAATTCCGGATGATGTCATCTTTCATGAAGTCCATAACAATGTCATAACCTGCCAAATAAGCGGCCAGAACGGTAGATGTGTGGGCGCCATTCAGAATTCGTACTTTCCGTTTTTTGTAAGGGCGGACGTCGTCAGTCCAGATGACGTTAGCGTCAGTTTTGTGTATGGGGAGTATATCGGCCCATTCTTTCCTTCCTTCGATGACCCAGAGGTTGAACAGTTCGCAGGTGTCGATCAGGTTGTCCTTATAGCCCAGCTTTTTTTCGAATTCAGCCGCCTCATCCCGGGGATATCCGGTAACGATCCGGTCAACCAGGGTGCTGGTGAAATGGTTGGCCTGCTCGATCCAGAGAATGAAAGCTTCTCCCAGCTTCCATTCTCTTGCATATTTGAGAATGATCC includes:
- a CDS encoding uroporphyrinogen decarboxylase family protein; its protein translation is MPMTPKENIIAVLNHETREWIPSSLSDTVSAGFGSGPGPAFEKGPLGGGPDGFGINWVTPASGGGAPIPEPGHFLMNAETIVDWKKLVKFPDLSSFDWETQAKAELSFGNPDIQAVDFGSGNGPFERMATLMGFEEALMAMYEEPEACFELMDAIADYKIQVAEYAKKYYHADLFTNYDDIATERGLFMSPESYRALIKPAHTKINDAVRALGMIPIQHTCGKADALTEDFIDTHAAAWTSVQPTNDISGILEKYGDQFCIIGGYDSNGLPGQVAASDETVIAEVKRCFDTYGIYSSYIFFGFRIVNSVDPQVNLKAIMPIITTSAQYGRELIEKA
- a CDS encoding PucR family transcriptional regulator; amino-acid sequence: MRLPLSVILYSVKEGLSEVPEEAEKTFFYGRPSFYREETPAEGLILYEGTGRVPVERADARSVWLCGWGSVGAFAGERLPGRGSVFLLKEGYSMGWACNCLHQLFDRWEQWERETQQMVIRRAPLGEYLEAASRLSGKPLSVMNREYRLVALSSGWNELEKAGLEVRAVGERLPVEVVNVFKTDPLYLQVAERREPFLYPSNVALPVQVLCTNLFYGDIYCARVVMFEYGEEIHPWDFYLMEKLTEYLELVYMAGDELPGEVRKAGDFLQRLLDGESLKRSELLELYALEGWKAEDQYQLVVLQVSDQDIANRTLEYFRYELMKEFPYCLTAEREERIVMVLNLARASAAPGSFRQDFALFIREGNFRAGYSNLFHGLEQLEVYYRQAGIALRYGSRNNEMIWQHFFDHHALDYFLDKGSEEIPPEQMCASELQVLLEYDRRNHTELYRTLRVYLENRQNAVKTAKDLYIQRGTLLYRLARIQKLTRLDFEKYERLLYVGLSYLMADREKDRR
- a CDS encoding UxaA family hydrolase — encoded protein: MPKLLFKISPLDNVAVALSDLQKGTVCQAGGQTVRLLNDIPFGHKAALTDLAAGDYVIKYGHPIGHARQPIPAGSHVHVQNLATNLDGFLEYQYKPSKISMPSFQDAANASFQGYMRKNGKAGIRNEVWIIPTVGCVNATAALLAQKARAAFGGRVDGICAYTHNMGCSQLSDDLLRTQHILRGLINNPNAGAVLILSLGCENNNLEVFKPILGDYDPDRVKFLTTQEVDDEYEEGMKLLDELTDFAASAKREPLSARHLVIGFKCGGSDAFSGITANPLCGRINDMVVQCGGSTILTEVPEMFGAELLLMDRAVNQQVFDRTVRLINDFKQYFIRHNQAIYENPSPGNKKGGITTLEEKSLGCTQKGGQAPVVSVLDYGEPVEKNGLNLLTGPGNDQVSCTNLTASGAQMILFTTGRGNPFGAPIPTVKIATNSGLAKRKSHWIDYNAGQLLEGSTFDQVSSDFFRYLLDVASGRILTKNEQNGYREISIFRDGVIL
- a CDS encoding tagaturonate reductase, producing the protein MKMIQEAVKNTNGSRPEKVLQFGEGNFLRAFADWMIDKANNDGVYDGSVVLCQPIAQGLKDLINQQDGIYTLAMRGSEHGQSVEKIEVLTSVSRCINPYEDYDALMELARSKTLEVVVSNTTEAGIAYHAGDALTDRPPVSFPAKVTAFLYERFRAFNGAADRGLLFLPVELIDNNGSELKRIILKYAREWKLGEAFILWIEQANHFTSTLVDRIVTGYPRDEAAEFEKKLGYKDNLIDTCELFNLWVIEGRKEWADILPIHKTDANVIWTDDVRPYKKRKVRILNGAHTSTVLAAYLAGYDIVMDFMKDDIIRNFMNHVIYHEVIPTLDLPREDLETFAAAVNDRFANPYIKHKLLDIALNSCSKFAARCLPSLLDYFDLNKQLPKCLTFSLAAFLKFYQGSYQDGAYTGTRSDGTQYLVRDSEEVLRFFADAWSKNSVSDTVRMILSHQDFWSGRDLTLIPGLTEAVVTHLENMERQPVKEIMTQLIGE